One window from the genome of Thermococcus siculi encodes:
- a CDS encoding [protein ADP-ribosylglutamate] hydrolase: MAVEFEIVRGDITRFPAEAIVNAANKYLEHGGGVAYAIAKAAAGNAREYIRISKEAMREQLGKDHIDHGEVVVTPGMRLEKYGIRYVIHTVGPYCGGIWDDEKKGKLRKAIIGALRKAEELGVKTIASPAISAGIYGCPLEEVVKTFKEVVEEFKAETRGVEKVYLVLYSEDAYRTALKAVTS, translated from the coding sequence GTGGCTGTGGAGTTCGAGATTGTCCGCGGCGACATAACCCGCTTTCCGGCTGAGGCCATAGTCAACGCAGCCAACAAATACCTGGAGCACGGCGGGGGCGTCGCCTACGCGATAGCGAAGGCCGCCGCCGGAAACGCCCGCGAGTACATCAGGATAAGCAAGGAGGCCATGCGCGAGCAGCTTGGAAAAGACCACATCGATCACGGGGAGGTCGTTGTAACCCCAGGGATGAGACTGGAAAAATACGGCATCCGCTACGTCATCCACACGGTCGGTCCCTACTGCGGTGGAATTTGGGATGATGAGAAGAAGGGGAAGCTAAGAAAGGCTATCATCGGGGCGCTGAGGAAGGCCGAGGAGCTTGGAGTCAAAACGATAGCCTCCCCAGCCATAAGCGCCGGCATCTACGGCTGTCCGCTTGAGGAGGTCGTGAAGACATTCAAGGAGGTCGTCGAGGAGTTCAAGGCGGAAACGAGAGGCGTTGAGAAGGTCTATCTCGTGCTGTACTCTGAGGATGCTTACAGAACCGCCTTAAAGGCCGTAACTTCTTGA
- a CDS encoding alpha-amylase yields the protein MARKAVVVLLMLLVALSVLATPAHAAKYLELEEGGVIMQAFYWDVPGGGIWWDTIRSKIPDWYDAGISAIWIPPASKGMSGGYSMGYDPYDFFDLGEYYQKGTVETRFGSKEELVNMINTAHAYGIKVIADIVINHRAGGDREWNPFVGDYTWTDFSGVASGKYTANYLDFHPNEVKCCDEGTFGDYPDIAHEKSWDQHWLWASDESYAAYLRSIGVDAWRFDYVKGYGAWVIKDWLDWWGGWAVGEYWDTNVDALLNWAYNSNAKVFDFPLYYKMDEAFDNKNIPALVDALRYGQTVVSRDPFKAVTFVANHDTDIIWNKYPAYAFILTYEGQPVIFYRDYEEWLNKDRLKNLIWIHDHLAGGSTSIVYYDSDELIFVRNGYGDRPGLITYINLGSSKAGRWVYVPKFAGSCIHEYTGNLGGWVDKWVDSGGWVYLEAPAHDPANGQYGYSVWSYCGVG from the coding sequence ATGGCAAGGAAAGCGGTTGTCGTGCTGTTGATGCTCTTAGTGGCCCTGAGTGTTCTGGCCACCCCGGCCCACGCGGCGAAGTACTTGGAGCTTGAGGAAGGCGGCGTCATAATGCAGGCCTTCTACTGGGACGTCCCGGGAGGGGGAATCTGGTGGGACACCATAAGGAGCAAGATACCCGACTGGTACGACGCTGGAATCTCGGCGATATGGATTCCACCGGCGAGCAAGGGCATGAGCGGCGGCTATTCGATGGGTTACGACCCCTACGACTTCTTTGACCTCGGCGAGTACTACCAGAAGGGAACGGTAGAAACGAGGTTCGGCTCCAAGGAAGAGCTTGTGAACATGATAAACACCGCCCACGCCTACGGCATAAAAGTCATAGCCGACATAGTAATCAACCACCGCGCCGGAGGAGACCGTGAGTGGAACCCATTCGTCGGGGACTACACCTGGACGGACTTCTCAGGTGTTGCATCGGGTAAATACACCGCCAACTACCTCGACTTCCACCCCAACGAGGTCAAGTGCTGCGACGAGGGCACCTTTGGAGATTATCCCGACATAGCCCACGAGAAGAGCTGGGACCAGCACTGGCTCTGGGCGAGCGATGAGAGCTACGCCGCCTATCTCAGAAGCATCGGCGTCGATGCCTGGCGCTTCGACTACGTGAAGGGCTACGGCGCTTGGGTCATCAAGGATTGGCTCGACTGGTGGGGCGGCTGGGCAGTCGGCGAGTACTGGGACACGAACGTTGACGCCCTCCTCAACTGGGCCTACAACAGCAACGCTAAAGTCTTCGACTTCCCGCTCTACTACAAGATGGACGAGGCCTTCGATAACAAGAACATCCCGGCCCTCGTGGATGCCCTGAGATACGGCCAAACGGTGGTCAGCCGCGACCCGTTCAAAGCTGTCACGTTCGTTGCAAACCACGACACCGATATAATCTGGAACAAGTATCCGGCCTACGCCTTCATCCTCACCTACGAGGGCCAGCCGGTCATCTTCTACCGCGATTATGAAGAGTGGCTCAACAAGGACAGGCTCAAGAACCTCATCTGGATACACGACCACCTGGCCGGAGGAAGCACGAGCATAGTCTACTACGACAGCGACGAACTGATATTCGTGAGAAACGGCTATGGGGACAGACCCGGACTGATAACCTACATCAACCTCGGCTCGAGCAAAGCAGGAAGGTGGGTCTACGTTCCCAAGTTCGCCGGCTCGTGCATCCACGAGTACACCGGAAACCTCGGCGGCTGGGTCGACAAGTGGGTGGACTCAGGCGGCTGGGTCTACCTCGAAGCTCCAGCCCACGACCCTGCCAACGGCCAGTACGGCTATTCGGTGTGGAGCTACTGCGGTGTCGGGTGA
- a CDS encoding ArsR family transcriptional regulator, whose protein sequence is MAKVKVITDPEVIKLMLEDTRRKILSLLRSKEMTISQLSEILGKTPQTIYHHIEKLKEAGLVEVKRTEMKGNLVEKYYGRTADAFYINLYLGDEELRYFARSRLKIKLEIFKALGYEFNDDELLNTMDELLKKEHEYKTEISKEIEENEEALKDFSNEDIIHAIEWLAMAKMGRDEETLALLKRLGEILKK, encoded by the coding sequence ATGGCGAAGGTGAAGGTCATAACGGATCCGGAAGTAATAAAGCTGATGCTCGAGGACACCAGGAGGAAGATACTGAGCCTCCTCCGCAGCAAGGAGATGACTATATCCCAGCTCAGCGAAATCCTCGGCAAGACCCCGCAGACGATATACCACCACATCGAGAAGCTCAAGGAGGCCGGTCTGGTAGAGGTCAAGAGGACGGAGATGAAGGGCAACCTCGTCGAGAAGTACTACGGAAGGACCGCGGATGCCTTCTACATAAACCTCTACCTGGGCGACGAGGAGCTGCGCTACTTCGCGCGCTCAAGGCTCAAGATAAAGCTGGAGATATTCAAGGCTTTGGGCTACGAGTTCAACGACGACGAGCTACTCAACACCATGGACGAACTCCTCAAGAAAGAGCACGAGTACAAGACCGAGATATCAAAGGAGATCGAGGAGAACGAGGAGGCCCTCAAGGACTTCTCCAACGAGGACATAATTCACGCCATAGAGTGGCTCGCCATGGCCAAGATGGGCCGTGACGAGGAGACCCTCGCGCTGCTCAAGAGGCTCGGGGAAATACTTAAAAAATGA
- a CDS encoding type II CAAX endopeptidase family protein yields MPMTSRASKWVKEHPVLAFYILAFAISWAGYLPGLAYTHGLFPFQSALFFVLGGVGPTLAAVAVVYMLHGKDGPKELFRPLTRWRVGVLWYIVALLAYPAIWLVAVYLPGDVSLDVENLNPAMIIPLFISSVLMNVWEEIGWRDFALPRLQARYSALASSLIVGVLWGLWHLPLLLMKGYPMASYPPVPFFVGIIAASVLYTWIFNGTGGSLLLVTLFHAAGNATAGFLGEGVDIPGAIPYTALVTFVAAVIVVALFGWENLSRSGRTASSA; encoded by the coding sequence ATGCCAATGACAAGCCGCGCCTCAAAGTGGGTTAAAGAGCATCCTGTTCTGGCCTTCTACATCCTGGCCTTCGCCATCTCGTGGGCGGGCTACCTCCCAGGGCTGGCATACACCCACGGCCTCTTCCCGTTTCAAAGCGCTCTCTTCTTCGTACTCGGCGGCGTGGGGCCAACTCTGGCGGCCGTCGCGGTTGTCTATATGCTCCACGGCAAGGACGGTCCGAAAGAACTGTTCAGGCCACTCACCCGCTGGCGCGTGGGTGTTCTGTGGTACATCGTGGCCCTCCTCGCATATCCGGCGATCTGGCTCGTGGCGGTGTATCTGCCGGGGGACGTCTCGCTGGACGTGGAGAACCTCAATCCGGCCATGATCATCCCCCTCTTCATCTCCAGCGTACTCATGAACGTCTGGGAGGAAATCGGGTGGAGGGACTTTGCACTGCCCAGGCTTCAGGCCCGTTACAGCGCACTCGCATCGAGCCTCATAGTGGGCGTCCTCTGGGGCCTGTGGCACCTTCCGCTCCTCCTGATGAAGGGCTACCCCATGGCGAGCTATCCCCCGGTTCCATTCTTCGTGGGGATCATCGCGGCGTCGGTGCTCTACACGTGGATATTCAACGGCACGGGGGGAAGCCTGCTCCTGGTCACGCTCTTTCACGCCGCAGGAAACGCGACGGCCGGCTTTTTGGGAGAAGGTGTGGACATTCCGGGAGCCATCCCCTACACGGCCCTTGTGACGTTTGTAGCGGCGGTTATCGTCGTGGCCCTGTTCGGGTGGGAGAACCTCTCACGCTCCGGAAGAACAGCGAGCAGTGCTTAA
- a CDS encoding DUF211 domain-containing protein, with protein sequence MAKGIRLLVLDVLKPHQPIVTELALGLSELEGVDGVNITLVEIDKETENVKITMVGDNLDYDEIVRTIEEFGGVVHSIDMVAAGKKIVEEGETPQDKLEEY encoded by the coding sequence ATGGCAAAGGGTATAAGGCTGCTGGTTCTGGATGTGCTTAAACCACACCAGCCCATAGTGACCGAGCTGGCCCTCGGACTCAGCGAGCTTGAGGGCGTTGACGGCGTCAACATAACGCTGGTGGAGATAGACAAGGAGACCGAGAACGTCAAGATAACCATGGTCGGCGACAACCTCGACTACGACGAGATAGTCAGGACCATAGAGGAATTCGGCGGTGTGGTGCACAGCATAGACATGGTGGCTGCCGGAAAGAAGATCGTTGAGGAAGGCGAAACCCCCCAGGATAAGCTGGAGGAGTACTGA
- a CDS encoding ArsR/SmtB family transcription factor: MREVLIITEPEKVRVLSEETRFKILQLLRMRPMTISELSEVIGKDRTTVYRHVKTLEKAGLVEELESQGNEKVYSRSARIFLIKAEPDESIEQFRQAYLQVEAEKLVQILEKAGFKIKNRTELARLAKEVLDEIEIRSQPVLKRISQADIDLTEVELFHLLNMLVFMQSCELCERARRASELLEL; the protein is encoded by the coding sequence GTGAGGGAAGTTTTGATTATTACGGAGCCGGAGAAGGTTAGGGTGCTCTCCGAGGAGACCCGCTTCAAGATACTCCAGCTCCTCAGGATGAGACCAATGACCATCAGCGAGCTAAGTGAAGTCATCGGGAAGGACAGGACGACGGTCTACCGCCACGTCAAGACCCTCGAAAAAGCGGGCCTCGTTGAAGAACTCGAGAGCCAGGGGAACGAGAAGGTTTACTCCAGAAGCGCCAGGATTTTCCTCATAAAGGCCGAGCCGGACGAGAGCATCGAGCAGTTCAGGCAGGCCTACCTCCAGGTGGAGGCCGAGAAGCTCGTCCAGATACTGGAGAAAGCAGGGTTCAAGATAAAGAACCGGACCGAACTGGCGAGGCTCGCCAAGGAAGTCCTCGACGAGATAGAGATACGCTCCCAGCCTGTGCTGAAGAGAATCTCCCAGGCGGACATAGACCTCACAGAGGTGGAGCTATTCCACCTCCTCAACATGCTGGTCTTCATGCAAAGCTGCGAACTTTGCGAGAGGGCCAGAAGGGCGAGTGAGCTGCTGGAGCTCTGA
- a CDS encoding type II toxin-antitoxin system VapC family toxin, protein MSGNVFFDSNVLIYHLSGISKAKALVQAAEDGVINGFINPIVTSEVLFFYIKANTGMKSYELKKHPETLSKLDLEPVFELFSVFKILDLNSDIVKESRHYIENSMLLPNDALIASTCSFYGIPMLATFDDDFKRVHGLKTIQSLEDI, encoded by the coding sequence ATGAGTGGTAACGTCTTCTTTGATTCAAACGTTTTGATATACCACTTAAGTGGAATAAGCAAGGCAAAAGCCCTAGTCCAAGCAGCTGAAGATGGGGTGATCAATGGCTTTATCAACCCCATAGTGACATCCGAAGTTCTTTTCTTTTACATCAAAGCTAACACAGGGATGAAATCATATGAACTGAAAAAACACCCGGAAACTCTCTCCAAGCTTGATTTAGAACCCGTTTTTGAACTGTTCTCAGTCTTTAAAATCCTCGACTTGAATTCAGACATAGTTAAAGAATCTAGACACTACATTGAAAACAGCATGCTTCTGCCTAACGATGCATTAATTGCTTCCACCTGCAGTTTTTATGGGATTCCAATGCTGGCGACTTTTGATGATGACTTTAAGCGAGTACACGGCCTCAAAACAATCCAAAGTCTAGAGGACATATGA
- a CDS encoding antitoxin AF2212-like protein, with the protein MEVVEAVYENGVLKLKKKLNLPNGTEVSVRLIPKRVSEKTFGIVKLKKEDVDRIIEEIEDEW; encoded by the coding sequence ATGGAAGTTGTTGAGGCAGTCTACGAAAATGGCGTTCTCAAGCTCAAGAAAAAGCTTAATCTACCGAACGGCACGGAAGTCAGCGTTAGGCTCATCCCAAAGAGGGTATCAGAAAAAACCTTTGGAATCGTAAAACTGAAGAAAGAGGATGTCGACAGGATTATTGAGGAGATAGAAGATGAGTGGTAA
- a CDS encoding acetate--CoA ligase family protein — MAENLDFLFYPKSVAVIGASNVPGKIGNAIMRSITLRFDGKVYPVNVKGGEIEVNGKKFTVYRSVKEIPDEVDVAVIAVPAKFVPDVIDECGEKGVKATVVISAGFKEAGRADLEEELVKRAKKWGIRVVGPNCLGVTNLENGFDCNFNPPERQARPPFGKVAFMSQSGAFGAAILDWAASHKIGMSKFISLGNMADLDESDFMAYLGDDPKTGVITGYIEGVKDGRKFFNTAKEVTLKKPVVILKSGRTEAGAKAAASHTGSLAGSYRIYQAAFEQAGVLEARSMRQLFNYAKALAMQAPAKGNRVAIVTNGGGAGVMMSDGLLEKGMKLAELSEETNEKFRKAITEGKLPHHMSYKNPIDIIGDAPSSRYEVAMRYALEDENVDVLVVIALFQSPALDEGIVEAMERMKVYGKPIVFVAPGGAYSHKMARNIELKGVPVYETVEDGVDAVYALVKYGEWLRENGKL; from the coding sequence ATGGCCGAGAACCTGGACTTCCTGTTTTACCCGAAGAGCGTCGCGGTCATTGGGGCATCGAACGTGCCCGGAAAGATAGGGAACGCCATAATGCGCTCGATAACCCTCCGCTTTGACGGAAAGGTCTACCCCGTCAACGTGAAGGGCGGCGAGATAGAGGTCAACGGAAAGAAGTTCACCGTTTACAGGAGCGTTAAGGAGATACCCGACGAGGTAGACGTCGCGGTGATAGCCGTTCCGGCGAAGTTCGTGCCGGATGTGATAGACGAGTGTGGCGAGAAGGGCGTTAAGGCGACGGTGGTTATAAGCGCTGGCTTCAAGGAGGCCGGTAGGGCCGACCTCGAGGAGGAGCTGGTTAAGAGGGCCAAGAAGTGGGGCATCCGCGTTGTCGGCCCGAACTGCCTCGGCGTAACCAACCTCGAGAACGGCTTCGACTGCAACTTCAACCCGCCGGAGAGGCAGGCCCGGCCGCCCTTCGGAAAGGTCGCCTTCATGAGTCAGAGCGGTGCTTTTGGAGCGGCCATCCTCGACTGGGCCGCGAGCCACAAGATTGGAATGAGCAAGTTCATCAGCCTCGGAAACATGGCCGACCTCGACGAGAGTGACTTCATGGCCTACCTCGGCGACGATCCCAAGACCGGTGTCATAACCGGCTACATCGAGGGCGTCAAGGACGGAAGGAAGTTCTTCAACACGGCGAAGGAAGTCACACTCAAGAAGCCGGTCGTGATCCTCAAGTCGGGAAGGACCGAGGCCGGAGCTAAAGCTGCCGCGAGCCACACCGGGTCCCTCGCTGGCTCCTACAGGATATACCAGGCCGCCTTTGAGCAGGCGGGCGTTCTGGAAGCCAGGAGCATGAGGCAGCTCTTCAACTACGCCAAGGCCCTCGCCATGCAGGCCCCCGCCAAGGGCAACCGCGTTGCGATAGTCACCAACGGCGGCGGTGCCGGAGTTATGATGAGCGACGGCCTCCTTGAGAAGGGTATGAAGCTCGCCGAGCTGAGTGAAGAAACCAACGAGAAGTTCAGGAAGGCCATAACGGAGGGCAAACTCCCGCACCACATGAGCTACAAGAATCCGATCGACATCATCGGAGACGCCCCCTCCAGCAGGTACGAGGTTGCCATGCGCTACGCTCTGGAGGATGAGAACGTCGACGTTCTCGTGGTTATAGCGCTCTTCCAGAGTCCGGCTCTGGACGAGGGAATAGTCGAGGCGATGGAGAGGATGAAGGTCTACGGCAAGCCGATAGTCTTCGTCGCCCCTGGAGGAGCCTACTCACACAAGATGGCCAGAAACATCGAGCTTAAGGGAGTCCCCGTCTACGAGACGGTCGAAGACGGTGTCGATGCCGTCTACGCCCTCGTCAAGTACGGCGAGTGGTTGAGGGAGAATGGAAAACTTTAA
- a CDS encoding NAD(P)H-hydrate dehydratase, producing the protein MRIEDVYIWDINAKWLGITPYQLMENAGAGVARAIEERFGTGLKIAVFSGTGNNGGDGFVAARHLSFENNVTLFLIGDEARIRSEEARHNWEILKKLDFVKIKVLKDSSQIKPLDLSGFDVIVDALLGAGTKGEPREPIRSAVEKINEYAGKTKIVSVDLPSGYPSGIWVKADFAVTFQWDKEEYEGFERVIVKIGYPRELYHLVGPGDAKFALRKKGEHKGQNGKLLVIGGSEDYFGAPYLAAKAASYLVDLVYLAMPEYSARRINDPDVILRPFEGRNFGKKDVEDVLALAEGVDAVVIGPGIGTRAETKEFVLEFLRWCEKPVVIDADALKAVAEDLEAIKGRKFVLTPHAGEFRILFGKKPEGSLEEKAKLVMEKAKAVGGTVLLKGVYDIISDGNVWKYNKTGNRGMTTGGTGDVLAGLVGALLAFGNEPLRAASVGAFLNGMAGDMVKEEVGENFTALEIARKVPYAVKWVLEF; encoded by the coding sequence ATGAGAATCGAGGACGTCTACATCTGGGACATCAACGCGAAGTGGCTCGGTATAACCCCTTATCAGCTCATGGAGAACGCGGGGGCTGGTGTCGCGAGAGCAATAGAGGAGCGCTTTGGAACGGGACTTAAGATAGCGGTCTTCTCCGGAACGGGAAACAACGGCGGGGATGGCTTTGTCGCTGCAAGGCACCTCAGCTTCGAAAACAACGTTACCCTCTTTCTGATCGGCGACGAGGCGAGGATAAGGAGTGAGGAAGCGAGACACAACTGGGAGATTCTGAAGAAGCTAGATTTCGTAAAAATCAAGGTTCTCAAGGACTCCTCGCAGATAAAGCCCCTCGACCTTTCTGGCTTTGACGTCATAGTTGACGCCCTCCTCGGGGCCGGAACTAAGGGCGAGCCGAGGGAGCCAATCCGCTCTGCCGTCGAAAAGATAAACGAGTACGCTGGAAAAACCAAGATAGTAAGCGTTGACCTGCCGAGCGGCTATCCGAGTGGAATTTGGGTTAAGGCCGACTTCGCCGTAACATTTCAGTGGGACAAGGAGGAATACGAGGGCTTCGAGAGAGTAATAGTCAAGATAGGCTATCCGAGGGAGCTTTACCACCTCGTCGGGCCTGGCGATGCCAAGTTCGCGCTGAGGAAGAAGGGCGAGCACAAGGGACAGAACGGGAAACTTCTCGTCATAGGTGGAAGCGAGGACTACTTCGGGGCGCCGTATCTGGCGGCGAAAGCGGCTAGCTACCTCGTGGACTTGGTTTATCTTGCAATGCCTGAATATTCAGCGAGGAGGATAAACGACCCAGACGTAATCCTGCGTCCCTTTGAGGGCAGGAACTTCGGGAAAAAAGACGTGGAAGACGTTTTAGCGCTTGCTGAGGGCGTTGATGCGGTCGTAATCGGTCCCGGGATTGGAACTAGGGCAGAGACAAAGGAGTTCGTCCTTGAGTTCCTCCGCTGGTGCGAGAAGCCTGTTGTCATAGATGCAGACGCTCTAAAGGCCGTTGCCGAGGACTTGGAGGCAATCAAAGGCAGAAAGTTCGTGTTGACGCCTCACGCCGGCGAGTTCAGGATACTGTTTGGGAAGAAGCCCGAAGGGAGCCTCGAAGAGAAAGCGAAGCTTGTTATGGAGAAGGCCAAGGCCGTCGGGGGAACGGTTCTCCTTAAAGGGGTCTACGACATCATCAGTGACGGAAATGTCTGGAAGTATAACAAGACCGGCAACAGGGGAATGACTACCGGCGGAACTGGCGATGTTTTGGCCGGCCTCGTCGGAGCTTTGCTCGCGTTCGGCAACGAACCACTGAGGGCCGCTTCCGTTGGGGCGTTCCTCAACGGCATGGCTGGCGACATGGTGAAGGAGGAGGTGGGGGAGAACTTCACAGCTCTGGAGATCGCTAGAAAAGTGCCCTATGCCGTGAAATGGGTCCTGGAGTTCTGA